A section of the Streptococcus oriscaviae genome encodes:
- a CDS encoding CPBP family intramembrane glutamic endopeptidase: MKSILDLNSTMNTARTERVSWKSVGLTYLFYLVLMLLMQWGLSPFVKKGNLLVLLMVCAVVVILLLLFVFFYLKRSPASLGMTKKKLALRYGSGWLFSLGCLLLVFLVNLVAGGLAISINQDVNLLLLGLTLVGFIFQGFLEEFLLRSLLMTQFALKLGVVLAIILNSVIFGLGHMTNAGASVISVVNTILIGLVMSMMFYYHDTIWFVSGFHSGWNFILGPILGIPVSGFQLPTSLFTSRVKESHSFLTGGSYGFEAGFVVTVLAIGLIGFYLYLLKKNRASWLSLPARRQ, from the coding sequence ATGAAATCGATACTGGATTTGAATTCGACCATGAACACCGCCCGCACCGAAAGGGTCAGCTGGAAGTCGGTAGGCTTGACCTACCTGTTCTATCTGGTGCTGATGCTTCTAATGCAGTGGGGCTTGTCCCCTTTTGTTAAAAAGGGCAATCTTCTGGTTCTTCTGATGGTTTGTGCTGTGGTGGTTATTCTCCTGCTTCTTTTTGTCTTTTTCTATCTTAAACGAAGCCCTGCCTCTCTAGGGATGACAAAAAAGAAGCTGGCTCTCCGCTATGGCTCAGGCTGGCTCTTTTCACTCGGCTGCCTGCTGCTTGTTTTTTTGGTCAATCTTGTTGCGGGAGGGCTGGCAATCTCTATCAATCAGGATGTGAACCTGCTCCTACTTGGCCTAACCTTGGTTGGTTTTATTTTCCAAGGGTTTTTAGAAGAATTTCTCCTACGCTCCCTCCTGATGACCCAATTTGCCTTGAAACTAGGGGTAGTTCTCGCCATTATCCTAAACTCCGTCATCTTTGGTCTTGGACACATGACCAATGCAGGTGCTTCTGTCATCAGTGTCGTCAACACCATATTGATTGGCTTGGTTATGAGCATGATGTTCTATTACCATGACACCATTTGGTTTGTCAGCGGCTTCCATTCGGGTTGGAACTTTATTCTGGGGCCAATCTTGGGGATTCCTGTTTCAGGCTTTCAGCTTCCGACCAGCCTCTTTACCAGTAGGGTAAAGGAGAGCCACTCCTTTTTGACTGGCGGAAGTTACGGCTTTGAAGCTGGCTTTGTGGTAACAGTTCTGGCAATCGGCCTAATCGGCTTTTACCTCTACCTCCTTAAAAAGAATCGTGCTAGCTGGTTATCACTTCCAGCAAGAAGACAATGA
- a CDS encoding glycosyltransferase, with translation MKKVLTILSLLIGLVSLSACSGSDEIIGTWNAQAADGTELVIEIDKKQLTVDGEKLDYVQNGFGFENSLSYYTIEVDEQETYTIIFPEKDKSLALLIQPTDLEEPLAGTLVFALNKNEKPNYLEYGNKYLK, from the coding sequence ATGAAAAAAGTGTTAACCATTCTTTCACTTTTGATAGGGCTTGTTAGCCTATCAGCTTGTAGTGGTTCGGATGAAATTATCGGAACTTGGAATGCTCAGGCTGCCGACGGTACAGAGCTTGTTATTGAAATTGATAAAAAGCAACTGACCGTGGACGGTGAAAAGCTAGATTACGTGCAAAATGGATTTGGTTTTGAGAATAGTTTGAGCTATTACACCATAGAAGTGGATGAACAAGAAACCTACACGATTATTTTCCCAGAAAAAGATAAGTCCTTGGCTCTCCTGATTCAGCCGACGGATTTGGAAGAACCATTGGCAGGAACCTTGGTTTTTGCACTGAATAAAAATGAAAAACCAAATTACTTGGAATACGGTAATAAATACTTGAAATAG